One Ranitomeya variabilis isolate aRanVar5 chromosome 5, aRanVar5.hap1, whole genome shotgun sequence DNA window includes the following coding sequences:
- the WEE2 gene encoding wee1-like protein kinase 2 isoform X1, producing the protein MGVAGLIMCTMSHESGIVQKLDFSSGEENDDVSQEHVKDFARPQEAHENLMWRTHNSPFPVTPQRNERGFSPYPEVSPDSDLSPPSTLYSEGEYPGTPLHCSTWKKLKLCDTPYTPMSLLYRNLPSPGTRMSYRGHQLLRLAACTGAEPEDRALVNINPFTPETYQQMQLNSNGKRKAESNREGETSARFPSKRFVLRESNMVSRYKTEFLEIEKIGAGEFGAVYKCVKRLDGCVYAIKRSKKPVAGSTNEQLALREVYAHAVLGHHPHVVRYYSAWAEDDHMIIQNEYCNGGSLQDLIMENMKSGQLVKEQELKEILLQVSMGLKYIHSSGLVHMDIKPSNIFICRKLTEVRQEESDGEDETSSTSILYKIGDLGHVTSITNPQVEEGDSRFLANEVLQEDYSHLPKADLFALGLTITEAAGASPLPCNDDSWHYIRKGNLPEIPQPLSSSFLDLLKALIHPDPAARLSAAALVKHPVLRRSLGKAALLQKQLNVEKFKTAMLERELQAAKQAQNSGKDECTDLPSKSDFMCKSRKRLVGGKNTRSLSFTCGGYK; encoded by the exons ATGGGAGTAGCTG GTCTGATAATGTGCACAATGTCACACGAATCTGGAATTGTGCAGAAGTTGGACTTCTCCAGCGGTGAGGAAAATGACGATGTGAGCCAAGAGCATGTGAAAGACTTTGCACGTCCACAAGAAGCTCATGAAAACCTGATGTGGAGAACCCATAACAGCCCTTTTCCCGTCACCCCCCAGAGGAACGAAAGGGGGTTCTCTCCATACCCAGAAGTCAGTCCTGATAGTGACCTCTCTCCTCCATCCACCCTGTATTCTGAGGGGGAATATCCCGGGACCCCCCTCCACTGTAGCACATGGAAGAAGCTAAAACTCTGCGATACGCCCTACACCCCAATG AGTTTGCTGTACAGGAACCTCCCATCTCCCGGCACACGGATGTCCTATAGGGGGCATCAGCTTTTAAGGCTTGCAGCCTGTACTGGTGCCGAACCAGAAGATCGGGCGCTGGTCAATATTAACCCTTTCACTCCTGAAACGTATCAACAGATGCAACTGAACTCAAATGGGAAGAGGAAGGCAGAATCGAACAG AGAGGGTGAAACTTCAGCCAGATTTCCTTCTAAG AGGTTTGTGTTGCGTGAATCAAACATGGTGTCACGATACAAGACTGAATTCCTAGAGATTGAGAAGATTGGGGCAGGAGAGTTCGGCGCAGTTTACAAGTGTGTGAAGAGGCTGGACGGTTGCGTCTACGCCATAAAGCGATCGAAGAAACCGGTAGCGGGATCCACAAATGA GCAGCTGGCATTACGAGAGGTCTACGCTCACGCGGTGCTGGGCCATCACCCACATGTCGTACGATATTACTCTGCCTGGGCTGAAGATGATCACATGATTATACAGAATGAATACTGCAATG GTGGAAGCCTGCAGGATCTGATCATGGAGAACATGAAGAGTGGACAGCTGGTGAAGGAGCAAGAGCTGAAGGAGATCCTTCTGCAGGTGTCCATGGGTCTGAAGTACATCCACAGCTCGGGCCTGGTGCACATGGACATCAAGCCAA GTAATATTTTCATCTGTCGGAAGCTGACTGAAGTGCGTCAGGAGGAAAGTGATGGCGAAGATGAGACTTCCTCCACCAGCATCCTGTATAAGATCG GGGACCTTGGTCATGTCACTTCCATTACAAATCCACAAGTGGAGGAAGGAGACAGCAGATTCCTGGCCAATGAGGTCCTGCAGGAG gatTACAGCCACCTCCCCAAGGCTGACCTCTTTGCTCTTGGCCTCACCATCACGGAGGCGGCTGGTGCGAGTCCTCTTCCATGCAACGATGACAGCTGGCACTACATCAGAAAGGGAAACCTGCCTGAGATCCCGCAGCCGCTCTCTTCTTCTTTTCTTGACCTGCTTAAG GCGTTGATTCATCCGGACCCTGCAGCCAGACTCTCTGCAGCCGCCCTGGTAAAGCACCCTGTCCTGAGGCGATCTCTAGGAAAGGCGGCTCTGCTCCAGAAACAGCTCAATGTGGAGAAGTTTAAGACTGCCATGCTGGAGAG
- the WEE2 gene encoding wee1-like protein kinase 2 isoform X2, producing the protein MCTMSHESGIVQKLDFSSGEENDDVSQEHVKDFARPQEAHENLMWRTHNSPFPVTPQRNERGFSPYPEVSPDSDLSPPSTLYSEGEYPGTPLHCSTWKKLKLCDTPYTPMSLLYRNLPSPGTRMSYRGHQLLRLAACTGAEPEDRALVNINPFTPETYQQMQLNSNGKRKAESNREGETSARFPSKRFVLRESNMVSRYKTEFLEIEKIGAGEFGAVYKCVKRLDGCVYAIKRSKKPVAGSTNEQLALREVYAHAVLGHHPHVVRYYSAWAEDDHMIIQNEYCNGGSLQDLIMENMKSGQLVKEQELKEILLQVSMGLKYIHSSGLVHMDIKPSNIFICRKLTEVRQEESDGEDETSSTSILYKIGDLGHVTSITNPQVEEGDSRFLANEVLQEDYSHLPKADLFALGLTITEAAGASPLPCNDDSWHYIRKGNLPEIPQPLSSSFLDLLKALIHPDPAARLSAAALVKHPVLRRSLGKAALLQKQLNVEKFKTAMLERELQAAKQAQNSGKDECTDLPSKSDFMCKSRKRLVGGKNTRSLSFTCGGYK; encoded by the exons ATGTGCACAATGTCACACGAATCTGGAATTGTGCAGAAGTTGGACTTCTCCAGCGGTGAGGAAAATGACGATGTGAGCCAAGAGCATGTGAAAGACTTTGCACGTCCACAAGAAGCTCATGAAAACCTGATGTGGAGAACCCATAACAGCCCTTTTCCCGTCACCCCCCAGAGGAACGAAAGGGGGTTCTCTCCATACCCAGAAGTCAGTCCTGATAGTGACCTCTCTCCTCCATCCACCCTGTATTCTGAGGGGGAATATCCCGGGACCCCCCTCCACTGTAGCACATGGAAGAAGCTAAAACTCTGCGATACGCCCTACACCCCAATG AGTTTGCTGTACAGGAACCTCCCATCTCCCGGCACACGGATGTCCTATAGGGGGCATCAGCTTTTAAGGCTTGCAGCCTGTACTGGTGCCGAACCAGAAGATCGGGCGCTGGTCAATATTAACCCTTTCACTCCTGAAACGTATCAACAGATGCAACTGAACTCAAATGGGAAGAGGAAGGCAGAATCGAACAG AGAGGGTGAAACTTCAGCCAGATTTCCTTCTAAG AGGTTTGTGTTGCGTGAATCAAACATGGTGTCACGATACAAGACTGAATTCCTAGAGATTGAGAAGATTGGGGCAGGAGAGTTCGGCGCAGTTTACAAGTGTGTGAAGAGGCTGGACGGTTGCGTCTACGCCATAAAGCGATCGAAGAAACCGGTAGCGGGATCCACAAATGA GCAGCTGGCATTACGAGAGGTCTACGCTCACGCGGTGCTGGGCCATCACCCACATGTCGTACGATATTACTCTGCCTGGGCTGAAGATGATCACATGATTATACAGAATGAATACTGCAATG GTGGAAGCCTGCAGGATCTGATCATGGAGAACATGAAGAGTGGACAGCTGGTGAAGGAGCAAGAGCTGAAGGAGATCCTTCTGCAGGTGTCCATGGGTCTGAAGTACATCCACAGCTCGGGCCTGGTGCACATGGACATCAAGCCAA GTAATATTTTCATCTGTCGGAAGCTGACTGAAGTGCGTCAGGAGGAAAGTGATGGCGAAGATGAGACTTCCTCCACCAGCATCCTGTATAAGATCG GGGACCTTGGTCATGTCACTTCCATTACAAATCCACAAGTGGAGGAAGGAGACAGCAGATTCCTGGCCAATGAGGTCCTGCAGGAG gatTACAGCCACCTCCCCAAGGCTGACCTCTTTGCTCTTGGCCTCACCATCACGGAGGCGGCTGGTGCGAGTCCTCTTCCATGCAACGATGACAGCTGGCACTACATCAGAAAGGGAAACCTGCCTGAGATCCCGCAGCCGCTCTCTTCTTCTTTTCTTGACCTGCTTAAG GCGTTGATTCATCCGGACCCTGCAGCCAGACTCTCTGCAGCCGCCCTGGTAAAGCACCCTGTCCTGAGGCGATCTCTAGGAAAGGCGGCTCTGCTCCAGAAACAGCTCAATGTGGAGAAGTTTAAGACTGCCATGCTGGAGAG